A single Bos mutus isolate GX-2022 chromosome 16, NWIPB_WYAK_1.1, whole genome shotgun sequence DNA region contains:
- the CD34 gene encoding hematopoietic progenitor cell antigen CD34, giving the protein MLGRRGARAGRGMVRGWTALCLLSLLPSMEFTQTPIATTATVSASPEISSPIPTTTSDWRSMNSSTFRSTSLYNVSQDSNGTTAVTLVPASTDSFTSTSETLPASGAVNSSVQSQTSLATTVSSTLISFATSEATLQPSTFPGNISDSLYNSTSPVTPSIITSPSFSPTQSILKSEIKCSRVKEVKLAHSICLKLNETSSCEEFKKNNEEKLTGFLCQKKQAEVCSLLLAQSEVRPQCLLLVLTNRTEISSKIKLLEEHRSDLREMGIQEISEEAVSSHQSYSRKTLIALVTSGILLAILITTCYFLMNRRSWSPTGERLGEDPYYVENGGGQGYSSGPEASPEAQGKAIVNRGAQENGTGQATSRNGHSARQRVVADTEL; this is encoded by the exons ATGCTGGGCCGCAGGGGCGCGCGCGCGGGGCGCGGGATGGTGCGGGGCTGGACCGCGCTCTGCCTGCTGAGTCTGCTGC CTTCTATGGAATTCACACAGACACCCATAGCTACTACTGCCACAGTGTCAGCCAGCCCAGAAATATCTTCACCTATCCCTACAACTACGTCCGACTGGAGAAGCATGAACTCAAGTACTTTTAGAAGCACCAGCCTCTACAATGTCTCTCAGGACAGCAATGGGACCACAGCAGTCACCTTAG TTCCAGCGTCTACAGACAGTTTCACGTCTACCTCTGAGACCCTCCCAGCCTCTGGGGCCGTGAACTCTTCTGTCCAGTCACAGACCTCTTTAGCCACCACGGTGTCTTCTACCCTCATCAGCTTTGCGACTTCAGAGGCGACTCTGCAGCCCAGCACTTTTCCTGGAAATATTTCGGATTCCCTGTACAATAGTACCAGCCCTGTGACTCCTTCCATTATTACCTCTCCATCATTTTCTCCTACCCAAAGCATCCTCAAG agtgaaataaaatgTTCCAGAGTCAAAGAAGTGAAATTGGCCCACAGCATCTGCCTGAAGCTAAATGAGACCTCCAGCTGT GAGGAGTTTAAGAAGAACAATGAAGAGAAACTGACCGGATTCCTGTGTCAGAAGAAACAGGCCGAGGTGTGCTCCTTGCTCCTGGCCCAGTCTGAGGTGAGGCCTCAGTGCCTGCTGCTGGTCCTGACCAACAGGACAG AAATTTCCAGCAAGATCAAACTTCTGGAAGAGCACCGGTCTGACCTGAGAGAG ATGGGCATCCAGGAAATCTCTGAAGAAGCTGTCAGCAGCCACCAGAGCTATTCCCGGAAGACCTTGATTGCACTGGTCACCTCGGGGATCCTGCTGGCCATCTTGATCACCACGTGCTATTTCCTGATGAACCGCCGCAGCTGGAGCCCAACGGGAGAAAGGCTG GGCGAAGACCCTTATTACGTGGAGAACGGTGGAGGCCAGGGCTATAGCTCAGGCCCTGAGGCCTCCCCCGAGGCTCAGGGAAAGGCCATTGTGAATCGAGGGGCTCAGGAGAATGGCACCGGCCAGGCCACCTCCAGAAACGGCCATTCAGCGAGACAACGTGTGGTGGCTGATACCGAACTGTGA